A single window of Neospora caninum Liverpool complete genome, chromosome XII DNA harbors:
- a CDS encoding putative ubiquitin-conjugating enzyme e2: MQGVSNPGRTGTNANLGYTATAQCIARILREYREIQRTPSPHWCANPLQIEEPYEWHFTLRGPQDSHFEGGLYHGRIVLPQNYPFAPPNLVMLTQNGRFEVGKKVCLSASSYHPELWQPAWGIRTLLDALCAFFPTPAGGALHSLDRPEKQVRRQLALESVNWLCPTCGKSNKELVEEACAAPTSAPPDLPEPLRQQAQLRADQASRASPPLASDEGGASFESTRLGGMPVPAVQQERRVDAPGVSFVGGNMESNQPPRTFTPREDPLRHRRRPQRGHRTLMSQLLQTPCTRGEFIVAAADVVLLVLVLASVVLLADLFVNPPKMTLYESSQAGEKF, translated from the exons ATGCAGGGGGTCAGCAATCCCGGTCGGACCGGGACGAACGCCAATCTAGGGTACACCGCGACGGCACAGTGCATAGCACGAATTTTGCGCGAGTACCGTGAGATCCAGCGGACACCGTCTCCGCACTGGTGCGCAAACCCTTTGCAG ATTGAGGAGCCCTATGAATGGCACTTCACGCTTCGAGGTCCGCAGGATTCCCATTTCGAAGGAGGCTTGTACCATGGTCGCATCGTCTTGCCCCAAAACTATCCCTTTGCCCCTCCGAATCTGGTCATGCTCACCCAGAACGGCCGGTTTGAAGTCGGAAAAAAG GTCTGTCTGAGCGCCAGCAGCTACCATCCGGAGCTCTGGCAACCAGCTTGGGGTATCCGAACGCTCCTAGATgccctctgcgccttcttcccgacACCCGCAGGCGGGGCGCTTCATTCTCTTGACAGGCCCGAGAAG CAGGTGCGCAGGCAATTAGCACTCGAGTCAGTTAACTGGCTTTGTCCGACATGTGGCAAGTCGAATAAGGAACTCGTCGAGGAGGCGTGTGCCGCTCCAACCAGCGCCCCTCCA GACCTTCCAGAGCCACTAAGGCAACAAGCTCAGCTACGTGCTGACCAGGCTTCTCGGGCTTCACCTCCTCTGGCGTCAGACGAGGGTGGCGCCTCGTTCGAGTCTACCCGGCTAGGCGGAATGCCGGTTCCGGCTGTTCAACAAGAAAGAAGG GTGGATGCTCctggtgtctcctttgtcgGCGGGAATATGGAGTCCAACCAGCCTCCAAGAACCTTCACCCCACGTGAGGATCCTCTGCGCCACCGGAGGCGTCCTCAGAGAGGCCACAGGACGCTGATGTCGCAGCTTTTACAAACTCCCTGTACAAGGGGAGAGTTCATCGTGGCAGCAGCTGATGTGGTGTTGCTTGTACTTGTCCTGGCATCTGTGGTTTTGCTTGCGGATTTGTTTGTGAATCCGCCCAAGATGACCCTGTATGAGAGCTCACAGGCTGGGGAAAAATTCTGA